From a single Pseudomonas sp. A34-9 genomic region:
- a CDS encoding phage tail tape measure protein — translation MSTTFASLGIEVNSSSASKAADDLDKLVDSAVDAEKAIDDLGKSGEGLANTGKKISQAENEAAQGIDKATGAKERQVDASRKAGASAASEIAIISQLDKAMSGNIGSMEQLIQAEGLLERARKGGLVTIEQQEAYQDRLGKSFDKIEKAETKEVAQKQRLIEAENRRIEALKRTVNGIDPVTDKLAKLEARERALNELHKIGEYGAVRYNEALAKIGKERSGLTATETAFDKLKLGTRQAQENVMQLTNALQSGDWGSGARAVAQLGAGAGASAKSLAAALIPAGLLAGVLGALGYAYFDAQKQAREFNVAINGGSNDAGQSIASLKVMADTAGAITENFAGAREAVIALASGAATSGVQMQNLAQAAAAIGEVTGKGAGGIAKSLANAGDTATEAAEKISDQYGLLTYEQYQTIKAIDDQGDHQRALDTLSEDLNQSAQERLKHYRESLSDIERDWDRVKVAIKGAYAEVRSEIFPDLAKQIEITQRVLDTRKGGGVTGAISNGLSSLNSFLGLSDGENDDSTPALEAKLAGLKARLSASESNAAATGEETRANKELIAVQKELDKQMDNLNPLAKRRDAYKKLDDQFTKLYQNAEKTGQKSALLDGVQFDGKKFSGGAYDQLRKAIDEQKKDPKAAAGSVDLSGFNDSKNALNTVLAEYKNAQKDLEASQKAGLISQADYLQAREAMIGNERDEVTAAYEAEITALEAAKSKAGTSAAQRIQLDQKIADARAAMVKVQQDADTELSVLAKNEEGRLKKQAQAVNTYTSALQQQVETLRDQGRRAAAGIGLGDRQRDLMNQQNGIDDRFNQQKLDLANQYGDGSRGMSLDEYTQKLAALKATQQDLHDTVQANYDEMTVAQGDWTAGASSAWQNYLESAQNVAGQTKSLLTNAFSSAEDALASFAINGKFSFSDFTKSVLADMAKIATRQATSQGLSALFGIAASAAGSYFGGGGGNGLAAGSAGAVSSDLGASQAGYTGIDFSGYRAAGGPVAPNSLYEVNELGPELYNEGGRSFLMTGANGGSVTPLTTGGGPALAAMSGGGGNTYNFPVAVSVQTSGGDGAGVSQETTNQLGKSIQQAAKTEAETAIARALQPGGSIWRLTNGRA, via the coding sequence GGCGATTGATGATCTCGGCAAGTCGGGCGAAGGCCTGGCCAATACCGGCAAGAAGATCAGCCAGGCCGAGAACGAGGCTGCTCAGGGCATCGACAAGGCCACGGGCGCCAAAGAGCGTCAGGTCGATGCCAGCCGCAAGGCAGGTGCCAGCGCGGCCAGTGAAATCGCAATCATCAGCCAGCTCGACAAGGCGATGTCCGGCAACATCGGCAGCATGGAGCAACTGATCCAGGCTGAAGGCTTGCTTGAGCGAGCCAGGAAGGGCGGTCTTGTCACGATTGAACAGCAGGAGGCTTATCAGGACCGGCTCGGAAAATCCTTCGATAAGATCGAAAAAGCTGAAACCAAGGAGGTGGCGCAGAAGCAACGGCTGATCGAGGCTGAAAACCGCCGGATCGAAGCGCTGAAACGGACTGTAAATGGCATTGATCCGGTCACGGACAAGCTTGCCAAGCTTGAGGCTCGTGAGCGGGCTCTCAACGAACTGCACAAGATCGGTGAGTATGGCGCTGTTCGTTACAACGAAGCATTGGCAAAAATTGGAAAGGAGCGCTCCGGTCTCACCGCGACAGAAACTGCATTCGACAAGCTGAAGCTCGGCACCCGCCAGGCGCAAGAAAACGTGATGCAGCTGACCAATGCCCTGCAGTCCGGGGATTGGGGGAGTGGTGCGCGGGCTGTCGCTCAGTTGGGCGCCGGTGCGGGTGCGTCTGCCAAGAGCCTGGCTGCAGCACTGATTCCCGCCGGCTTGCTGGCCGGTGTCCTCGGCGCGCTGGGCTATGCCTACTTCGACGCGCAGAAGCAGGCCCGCGAGTTCAACGTCGCCATCAACGGCGGATCGAACGATGCCGGTCAGAGCATTGCCAGCCTCAAGGTGATGGCCGATACCGCCGGGGCGATCACTGAGAACTTTGCAGGCGCTCGCGAGGCGGTGATTGCACTGGCTTCCGGTGCCGCTACCAGCGGCGTCCAAATGCAGAACCTGGCTCAGGCCGCCGCAGCAATTGGTGAGGTGACAGGGAAGGGCGCTGGAGGCATCGCCAAGTCGCTCGCGAATGCCGGTGACACCGCCACAGAAGCCGCGGAGAAGATCAGCGACCAGTATGGGCTGCTCACCTACGAGCAGTACCAGACGATCAAGGCGATTGATGATCAGGGCGATCATCAGCGAGCGCTGGACACCCTGAGTGAAGATCTCAATCAGTCGGCCCAGGAGCGCTTGAAGCATTACCGCGAATCCCTGTCCGATATCGAACGCGATTGGGATCGGGTGAAGGTGGCCATCAAGGGCGCCTATGCTGAAGTCAGGTCAGAGATTTTCCCTGATCTGGCAAAGCAGATTGAGATCACCCAGCGCGTGCTGGATACCCGGAAAGGGGGCGGGGTCACAGGTGCAATATCAAACGGGCTGAGCTCGCTCAATTCCTTTCTGGGGTTGAGCGACGGTGAGAACGACGACTCGACGCCGGCGCTGGAGGCCAAGCTTGCGGGGCTGAAGGCTCGTCTGTCGGCGAGCGAAAGCAATGCTGCCGCGACCGGCGAGGAGACGCGGGCGAACAAGGAATTGATCGCTGTCCAGAAGGAACTGGATAAGCAGATGGACAACCTGAATCCGCTCGCGAAGCGTCGGGACGCGTACAAGAAGCTCGACGACCAGTTCACCAAGCTCTATCAGAACGCGGAAAAGACAGGTCAGAAGTCAGCGCTGCTGGATGGTGTTCAGTTTGACGGGAAGAAGTTTTCCGGTGGCGCCTACGACCAGTTGCGCAAGGCAATCGACGAGCAGAAAAAGGATCCCAAAGCTGCCGCGGGTAGCGTCGATCTATCCGGGTTCAATGACTCGAAAAACGCGCTCAATACCGTGCTCGCCGAGTACAAAAATGCTCAAAAGGATTTGGAGGCTTCGCAAAAGGCCGGGCTGATCTCGCAGGCTGATTATCTGCAAGCGCGTGAAGCCATGATCGGCAACGAGCGCGACGAAGTTACTGCTGCGTATGAGGCTGAGATCACCGCACTGGAAGCGGCGAAGAGCAAAGCCGGCACATCGGCCGCACAGCGCATCCAGCTTGACCAGAAAATCGCCGACGCCCGGGCCGCCATGGTCAAGGTGCAGCAGGACGCTGACACCGAATTGAGCGTGCTGGCGAAGAACGAAGAAGGGCGGCTGAAGAAGCAGGCACAAGCAGTCAACACCTACACCAGTGCACTGCAACAACAAGTCGAAACGCTACGCGATCAGGGTCGAAGAGCAGCGGCAGGCATTGGCCTGGGTGATCGTCAGCGAGATCTGATGAATCAGCAGAACGGCATCGATGATCGCTTCAACCAGCAGAAGCTGGATCTGGCGAATCAGTACGGCGATGGCTCGCGCGGCATGAGCCTCGACGAGTACACGCAGAAGCTGGCGGCACTGAAGGCTACTCAGCAGGACCTGCACGATACGGTTCAAGCCAACTACGACGAGATGACAGTAGCCCAGGGCGACTGGACTGCCGGAGCCTCGTCGGCATGGCAGAACTATCTCGAGTCCGCGCAGAACGTCGCGGGGCAGACGAAAAGCCTGCTCACCAATGCGTTCAGTTCAGCAGAGGACGCTTTAGCCAGTTTCGCCATCAACGGCAAATTCTCGTTTTCTGACTTCACCAAGTCGGTGTTGGCGGATATGGCGAAGATCGCTACCCGACAGGCTACGTCACAAGGGCTCAGCGCGCTGTTCGGTATTGCCGCATCCGCGGCTGGTTCCTACTTCGGTGGTGGTGGCGGGAATGGCCTCGCGGCTGGTTCTGCCGGTGCTGTTTCGTCAGATCTTGGAGCTTCGCAGGCTGGCTATACCGGTATCGATTTTTCTGGATACCGAGCGGCTGGCGGACCTGTTGCGCCGAACTCTCTGTACGAAGTCAACGAACTGGGGCCGGAGCTCTATAACGAGGGCGGACGGTCGTTCCTGATGACGGGTGCAAATGGTGGGAGCGTTACGCCGCTGACTACCGGTGGCGGGCCTGCGCTGGCTGCGATGTCCGGTGGTGGCGGCAACACGTACAACTTTCCGGTGGCGGTCTCGGTGCAGACATCTGGGGGCGACGGGGCGGGTGTTTCGCAAGAGACAACCAACCAGCTCGGCAAGAGCATCCAGCAGGCAGCCAAAACCGAAGCGGAAACCGCGATTGCCAGAGCGTTGCAGCCGGGCGGTTCGATCTGGCGCCTGACAAATGGGAGGGCCTGA
- a CDS encoding phage tail protein — protein sequence MAIEKFTWPTERGETPDINYRVRTSKFGNGYAQNVGDGPNNKEDSYPVTCVGQKAKVLEIMAFLDRHAGAKAFFWTTPLGELGLFTCKNPAPTPMGGGVFKLTATFERAFQP from the coding sequence ATGGCCATCGAGAAATTCACCTGGCCAACCGAGCGCGGGGAAACACCCGACATCAATTATCGGGTGCGCACCTCGAAGTTCGGCAACGGCTACGCGCAGAACGTCGGCGACGGCCCGAACAACAAAGAGGACTCGTACCCGGTTACCTGCGTAGGTCAAAAGGCCAAGGTGCTGGAGATCATGGCTTTCCTCGATCGGCACGCCGGGGCGAAGGCGTTTTTCTGGACAACCCCGCTCGGCGAGCTCGGGCTGTTCACCTGCAAAAATCCCGCTCCCACACCAATGGGCGGCGGCGTCTTCAAACTCACCGCGACATTCGAGCGGGCATTCCAACCATAA
- a CDS encoding phage minor tail protein L, whose translation MPLISDIQVLEPGSEVLLFELDGTDYGADVLRFHGHAIPHTSAELHAIPHTSAELIAAGDDADQLPAKGIYWQGNEYSAWPMQIDGIEANGDGTAVRPTLSVGNVNGRITALCLAFEDLLEFKLTMRHTLGTYLDAANFPAGNPTADPTQESIEVWYIDQKTNEDGETVSWELASPGDVGNESIGRQATTLCHWCLTGGYRGPNCGYTGPYVTKDGVVTDNPELDECDATLGKGCIPRFGEGNPLPFGGFPAVSLIARS comes from the coding sequence ATGCCGCTGATCAGTGACATCCAGGTGCTTGAGCCTGGCAGCGAAGTGCTGCTCTTTGAATTGGACGGCACCGACTACGGCGCGGATGTTCTGCGCTTCCACGGGCACGCGATTCCGCACACTTCGGCCGAGTTGCACGCGATTCCGCACACTTCGGCCGAGTTGATTGCCGCCGGCGACGACGCGGACCAGCTGCCGGCGAAGGGAATTTATTGGCAGGGCAACGAGTACAGCGCCTGGCCGATGCAGATCGACGGCATCGAGGCGAACGGCGACGGTACCGCGGTGCGGCCAACGCTGTCGGTCGGCAACGTTAACGGGCGCATCACTGCGCTCTGTCTGGCGTTCGAGGATCTGCTCGAGTTCAAGCTGACCATGCGTCACACGCTGGGCACGTACCTGGACGCGGCGAACTTCCCAGCCGGCAACCCAACGGCAGATCCAACCCAAGAGTCGATCGAGGTCTGGTACATCGACCAGAAGACGAACGAGGACGGGGAAACGGTCAGTTGGGAGCTTGCCAGCCCGGGCGATGTCGGTAACGAGTCCATCGGCCGGCAGGCTACGACGCTGTGCCATTGGTGCCTCACTGGCGGTTACCGAGGGCCGAACTGCGGCTACACCGGCCCCTACGTGACCAAGGACGGCGTCGTTACTGACAATCCTGAACTCGACGAGTGCGACGCCACGCTGGGCAAGGGTTGCATCCCACGCTTCGGCGAGGGCAACCCGCTGCCTTTCGGTGGCTTCCCGGCCGTTTCGCTGATCGCACGGAGCTGA
- a CDS encoding C40 family peptidase: MRKHILNAIQAHAAAEYPKECCGLLLGIGRKQQYYPCRNVSTEPNEEFRIDPEEYAAAEDVGEVIGVVHSHPDATSRPSPRDLAMCEATALPWHILSWPEGDLRTVMPTGEVPLLKRPFVHGAWDCWQVCADWYKREWGLEFEAFKRADGWWESKDNTSLYEANYEAAGFYRVDQPQRGDMIVMEVGRTVYPNHAGIFLGADPALPSEDAATFGPGPFLLHHLYGRPSEVIVFGGPWLDRTRLILRHKDAQPST; this comes from the coding sequence ATGCGCAAGCACATTCTGAACGCGATCCAGGCGCACGCGGCGGCCGAGTACCCGAAGGAGTGCTGCGGCCTGCTGCTGGGCATCGGTCGCAAGCAGCAGTACTACCCGTGCCGCAACGTCTCGACCGAGCCGAACGAAGAGTTCCGGATCGATCCCGAGGAGTACGCGGCGGCGGAGGACGTCGGCGAGGTGATCGGTGTGGTGCACTCGCATCCGGACGCCACCAGCAGGCCGTCACCGCGTGACCTGGCCATGTGCGAAGCGACCGCGTTGCCCTGGCACATCCTGAGCTGGCCCGAGGGCGACCTGCGTACCGTGATGCCTACCGGCGAGGTGCCGCTGCTGAAACGGCCTTTCGTCCATGGCGCTTGGGACTGCTGGCAGGTCTGCGCCGATTGGTACAAACGCGAGTGGGGGCTGGAGTTCGAAGCCTTCAAGCGCGCCGACGGCTGGTGGGAGAGCAAGGACAACACCAGCCTTTACGAAGCGAACTACGAAGCCGCCGGCTTCTACCGGGTCGACCAGCCGCAGCGTGGCGACATGATCGTAATGGAAGTAGGGCGGACGGTTTACCCGAATCATGCCGGGATCTTTCTCGGCGCTGATCCAGCGCTGCCAAGTGAGGACGCGGCAACATTCGGCCCTGGACCATTCCTACTGCATCACCTATACGGCCGACCATCGGAGGTCATTGTCTTCGGCGGGCCGTGGCTCGACCGTACACGCCTGATTCTCAGGCACAAAGATGCACAACCAAGCACATGA
- a CDS encoding GNAT family N-acetyltransferase — MSVSVLELESVDRAVAIDVGTSWLQNDPDSPFHAVIDGQDLIEERCLLIRADIETPERRTTGRVGFCSVRVCDEFVELYRFYVAPHFRRLGIARKTLALFSEYVSNEGFSEFYIEVTKKEALEFWKVAAQDFAVTPAGHMKWKLSFAPKDLQSREQSMGCSGANASSA, encoded by the coding sequence ATGAGTGTTTCGGTACTTGAACTGGAGTCAGTAGACCGCGCTGTTGCAATCGATGTGGGAACCAGCTGGCTGCAGAATGACCCGGATAGTCCGTTCCACGCAGTGATTGATGGTCAGGACTTGATAGAGGAACGCTGCCTCTTGATCCGGGCTGATATTGAGACGCCTGAACGGAGAACCACCGGCCGTGTTGGATTTTGTAGCGTTCGAGTATGTGATGAGTTTGTAGAGCTGTATCGTTTCTATGTGGCTCCGCATTTTCGACGGTTGGGGATTGCTCGTAAAACATTGGCACTGTTTTCTGAGTATGTATCGAACGAAGGATTTTCCGAATTCTATATTGAGGTAACCAAAAAGGAAGCGCTGGAGTTTTGGAAGGTTGCAGCTCAGGATTTCGCCGTTACCCCGGCAGGCCACATGAAGTGGAAGCTGAGCTTCGCCCCAAAGGATCTTCAGTCAAGGGAGCAAAGCATGGGCTGCAGTGGTGCGAATGCTAGTAGTGCATGA
- a CDS encoding GNAT family N-acetyltransferase translates to MFELKKISNLQEVNSAVLQERYHKGSSPKTHDFIALSGDEEVGLLIYEDWGNPEGFIYEIFVLSNFRNRGIGNWLLSQAEGIAAELGNTKIRLNARSLDWSERTHEELACWYESKGYVRVNTDVGTLEKIL, encoded by the coding sequence ATGTTCGAATTAAAGAAAATTAGTAATCTGCAAGAAGTCAACAGCGCCGTGCTTCAAGAGCGCTACCACAAAGGCTCAAGTCCCAAGACACACGACTTCATCGCACTATCAGGTGACGAAGAAGTAGGGCTCCTAATCTACGAAGATTGGGGAAATCCCGAGGGTTTCATCTACGAAATCTTCGTACTGAGTAATTTCAGAAACCGGGGTATTGGGAATTGGCTCTTGTCACAAGCAGAGGGTATTGCGGCTGAACTTGGAAATACAAAGATTAGATTAAACGCTAGATCTCTTGATTGGAGCGAACGAACTCACGAAGAGTTAGCCTGCTGGTACGAGAGCAAAGGATATGTTCGCGTAAATACTGATGTCGGTACTTTAGAGAAGATACTTTGA
- a CDS encoding tail assembly protein, which yields MAAAISIPTMTTILLSGPLARLFGRVHYRELGSKSVGEAFHALKCTIEGFEGAIKDLDRRGMRFAIFRNRQNVGEKDFALGGAQEIRIVPVISGSKRAGVLQTIIGVVLIAASFFAGGAGPSLFSAGLAMTAGGVIQMLSPQAAGLKQSASPENAPSYAFGSAKNTTASGNPVPICIGERRWGGMIISASILAEDKA from the coding sequence ATGGCTGCGGCGATTTCAATACCAACAATGACCACCATTCTGCTTTCCGGCCCGCTGGCGCGCCTATTCGGGCGCGTGCATTACCGAGAGCTCGGCAGTAAATCGGTCGGTGAGGCGTTCCATGCACTAAAGTGCACAATCGAAGGGTTTGAAGGGGCAATCAAGGATCTGGATCGACGGGGCATGCGGTTCGCAATCTTCCGCAACCGGCAAAATGTGGGTGAAAAAGATTTTGCACTTGGAGGCGCTCAGGAAATTCGCATCGTCCCGGTGATATCTGGTAGCAAGCGCGCGGGCGTGCTTCAAACAATTATCGGCGTTGTGCTGATTGCGGCCTCTTTCTTCGCTGGGGGGGCCGGCCCTTCGTTGTTCTCGGCCGGCCTCGCAATGACCGCCGGCGGCGTCATTCAGATGCTCAGCCCTCAGGCCGCAGGCCTGAAGCAAAGCGCATCCCCCGAAAACGCCCCGTCCTACGCCTTCGGCAGCGCCAAGAACACCACGGCCAGCGGCAACCCGGTGCCGATTTGCATCGGTGAACGCCGGTGGGGTGGGATGATCATCTCAGCCTCGATCCTGGCTGAGGACAAAGCATGA
- a CDS encoding DUF1983 domain-containing protein: MGAAQQIEIHGEKGGSSKPKSPVEASDSLRSTNLAKLLIAVGEGEFDSVPTDYDIYLDNTPIRDASGNYNFPNVKWDWRPGSVDQTYIPGIPSVENETSLNIELRSDTPWVRSITNTQLSAVRMRLAWPALQRSDDQGNVGGYRIEYAIDVATDGGAYQQVLLDAVDGKTTTRYERSRRIDLPNASTGWQIRVRRLTPNQNTNKIADTMLVAGYTEVIDAKLRYPNTALLYIEFDAEQFTNIPAVTVKCKARRWMVPSNYDPILRTYTGTWDGSMKSAWTNNPAWITYGICTEERFGLGKRIKPFMVDKWELYRIAQYCDQLVPNGLGGQEPRFLCDMNLQGKADAWSLLRDISAIYRGMTYWAQGQLVMQADMPRAQDFDYVFTRANVIDGKFSYGSASAKTRYTRALVSYDNPANNYDTDVIPFADLDLQRRYGDRPTELSAIGCTRASEAQRRGKWAILSNNQDRTVSFKTGMEGVIPLPGHIIPVADSLLAGREVGGRISSAAGRVVTLDRDTQAKAGDRLIINLPGGRAEGRTVQSVNGRAVTVTVAYSEPPVAQLQWALDADDLAIPLYRVLRTKRTTEGDFEISALQFEPSKFAHIDTGARLEERPISVIPITVVPAPASVTLTSTSSVVQGLAVATMTISWPAVGGAVGYDVEWRKDSGNWIKVQRTGMTNVDVVGIYAGAYVARVRAVSAFDISSQWRNSILTNLSGKQGLPPALAYLKTISKVYGIGLEWGFLPGAEDTQRTEIWNNKINDLATAVKLADFAYPQSNHEMQNIVPGTSLFFWGRLVDRIGNVGPWYPAVNGINGQVSIDQSEYEQYFLGKIQESALGEQLFKEIGKISGDSEGSVNERLEQAKQELEDLIGEITDAMVYDPAKPYGKGEVVRLDGRLFSAIKAVPVDTPPPNAEFWYDMGTIAETSNAMALQIQKHTAQIDTIDGKVTAQASTMQALQAAWREDDGTGAMNEALKAYQNTASIVTNDKVRAEENLASAMRITTLDAAVGKNAANLTTLEEVVATDKEATAQKIETLTATANNATAKAEFASTAVSGLNGKVSALTTIKTSTTVGGRTVMAGLAIGVEGEQQESQILAFAQRFAILDEVSGQMIAPFVVQGGQVFMNTAIISQAFIKELVLGMTLRSAALNSQGLPLLEINIPAGTFTLRGQSSTGYTLLNNNGIYVYDLNYIERAALGKMT, translated from the coding sequence ATGGGCGCAGCGCAACAGATCGAGATCCACGGCGAGAAGGGCGGCAGCAGCAAGCCGAAATCGCCGGTCGAAGCCAGTGATAGCCTGCGCTCGACCAACCTGGCGAAACTGCTGATCGCCGTAGGCGAGGGTGAGTTCGACAGCGTCCCGACCGATTACGACATCTACCTGGACAACACACCGATCCGCGATGCCAGCGGCAACTACAACTTTCCGAACGTGAAGTGGGACTGGCGCCCGGGCTCTGTGGATCAGACCTATATCCCGGGTATCCCGTCCGTGGAGAACGAGACTTCGCTGAACATTGAGCTGCGCAGCGATACTCCGTGGGTGCGCTCGATTACCAACACTCAGCTTTCGGCCGTTCGCATGCGCTTGGCCTGGCCGGCTCTGCAACGCTCCGATGACCAGGGCAATGTCGGCGGCTACCGGATTGAGTACGCAATCGACGTGGCCACCGACGGTGGCGCTTATCAGCAAGTGCTGCTGGACGCCGTCGATGGCAAGACAACCACGCGCTACGAGCGCTCGCGCCGCATCGATTTGCCGAATGCAAGCACCGGCTGGCAGATCCGCGTTCGCCGCCTGACGCCGAACCAGAACACCAACAAGATCGCCGACACGATGCTGGTGGCCGGTTATACCGAGGTGATCGACGCTAAGCTGCGCTACCCGAACACCGCGCTGCTCTACATCGAATTCGACGCCGAGCAATTCACCAACATCCCGGCTGTTACTGTGAAATGCAAAGCCCGGCGCTGGATGGTGCCGAGCAACTACGACCCAATCCTACGAACCTATACCGGGACTTGGGACGGCTCGATGAAATCGGCCTGGACCAATAACCCGGCGTGGATCACATATGGCATTTGCACCGAAGAGCGCTTCGGTCTGGGCAAGCGCATCAAGCCGTTCATGGTCGACAAGTGGGAGCTGTACCGGATCGCCCAGTATTGCGATCAGCTTGTGCCGAACGGGCTGGGCGGTCAGGAACCGCGCTTTCTCTGCGACATGAACCTACAAGGCAAGGCTGATGCCTGGTCGTTGTTGCGCGACATCTCGGCGATTTACAGGGGCATGACCTACTGGGCGCAGGGTCAGTTGGTGATGCAGGCGGACATGCCGCGCGCACAGGACTTTGACTACGTGTTCACCCGGGCCAACGTGATCGACGGCAAATTCTCTTATGGCAGCGCCTCGGCGAAGACTCGTTACACCCGGGCCCTGGTCAGCTATGACAACCCGGCGAACAACTACGACACTGACGTTATTCCGTTCGCCGACCTTGATCTGCAACGCCGCTATGGCGACCGCCCGACCGAACTGAGCGCCATTGGCTGCACCCGCGCATCTGAGGCCCAGCGCCGTGGCAAGTGGGCGATCTTGAGCAATAATCAAGACCGCACCGTGTCGTTCAAGACCGGCATGGAGGGCGTTATTCCTCTGCCGGGCCACATCATCCCGGTGGCGGATTCGCTGCTGGCTGGGCGGGAGGTCGGCGGACGGATCTCGTCAGCTGCTGGCCGCGTGGTGACGCTCGATCGCGATACCCAGGCCAAGGCCGGTGATCGGTTGATCATCAACCTGCCGGGCGGCCGCGCCGAGGGCCGCACCGTGCAGAGCGTCAATGGCCGCGCCGTGACAGTGACTGTCGCATACAGCGAGCCACCGGTAGCGCAACTGCAATGGGCGCTCGACGCCGATGATTTGGCGATCCCGCTGTACCGCGTGCTGCGCACCAAGCGCACAACCGAAGGCGACTTCGAAATCAGCGCGCTGCAGTTCGAGCCGAGCAAGTTCGCTCACATCGACACCGGCGCTCGCCTTGAAGAGCGGCCAATCAGTGTGATTCCGATCACCGTCGTACCAGCGCCGGCGAGCGTTACCCTCACGTCGACGTCTTCGGTGGTCCAGGGCTTGGCCGTGGCCACAATGACGATCAGCTGGCCTGCCGTGGGCGGCGCAGTCGGTTATGACGTGGAATGGCGCAAGGACAGCGGCAACTGGATCAAGGTCCAGCGCACCGGCATGACCAACGTGGACGTGGTCGGCATCTATGCCGGCGCCTACGTGGCCCGGGTGCGTGCGGTGAGTGCGTTCGACATCTCGTCGCAATGGCGCAATTCGATCCTGACCAACCTCAGTGGTAAGCAAGGATTGCCACCCGCATTGGCGTATCTGAAAACGATCAGCAAGGTTTACGGCATTGGTCTGGAGTGGGGGTTTCTGCCTGGTGCGGAAGATACCCAGCGCACTGAGATTTGGAACAACAAGATCAACGATCTGGCGACAGCCGTGAAGCTGGCGGATTTCGCCTATCCGCAATCGAATCACGAAATGCAGAACATCGTGCCAGGCACCAGTCTGTTCTTCTGGGGGCGACTGGTGGATCGCATTGGCAACGTGGGGCCATGGTACCCGGCAGTAAATGGTATCAACGGCCAGGTGAGCATCGACCAGTCTGAGTACGAGCAGTATTTCCTCGGAAAAATCCAAGAGTCAGCCTTGGGAGAGCAGCTTTTCAAAGAGATCGGCAAGATATCCGGCGACAGTGAAGGCTCGGTCAACGAACGGCTTGAACAGGCCAAGCAGGAACTGGAAGACCTGATCGGCGAAATCACCGATGCGATGGTCTACGACCCGGCGAAACCGTATGGGAAGGGCGAGGTGGTGCGGCTCGATGGTCGCCTGTTCTCGGCCATCAAGGCTGTTCCCGTTGATACGCCTCCGCCGAATGCCGAGTTCTGGTACGACATGGGCACGATTGCCGAAACCTCCAATGCAATGGCGCTGCAGATCCAGAAGCACACCGCCCAGATCGATACCATCGACGGCAAAGTCACGGCGCAAGCATCGACGATGCAGGCGCTGCAAGCGGCCTGGCGGGAGGACGATGGTACGGGGGCAATGAATGAGGCCCTGAAGGCGTATCAGAACACGGCCAGCATCGTGACGAATGACAAGGTAAGAGCAGAGGAGAATCTGGCGTCGGCTATGCGCATCACCACCCTTGACGCAGCCGTTGGCAAAAACGCTGCCAACCTCACCACGCTTGAGGAGGTGGTCGCCACTGACAAAGAAGCAACCGCCCAGAAAATTGAAACGCTCACTGCAACAGCCAATAACGCTACGGCGAAGGCCGAGTTTGCCAGTACGGCTGTTTCCGGTCTCAACGGTAAGGTTTCCGCGCTTACCACCATCAAGACTTCTACCACGGTGGGAGGCAGAACGGTGATGGCGGGTCTTGCCATCGGCGTGGAAGGAGAGCAGCAGGAGTCGCAGATTCTCGCATTCGCTCAGCGATTCGCGATTCTGGATGAAGTCAGTGGCCAGATGATTGCGCCGTTTGTTGTACAGGGCGGCCAGGTTTTCATGAACACCGCAATCATCAGTCAGGCCTTCATCAAGGAACTGGTGCTCGGCATGACGCTGCGATCGGCGGCGCTCAACTCGCAAGGGTTGCCACTGCTGGAGATCAATATACCGGCGGGTACATTCACGCTTCGCGGCCAGTCCAGCACGGGTTATACCCTGCTGAACAACAACGGCATCTACGTCTACGACTTGAATTACATCGAACGCGCAGCGCTCGGGAAGATGACGTAA